GACCGTCGCCGCCCGCACCGTCGAGGTCCAGCAGTACGAGCCGCCCGGGGTGCTCGCTCTGCGCGGAGCGCACCAGCCCCCAGAGCGCCGCCGTGACGGGGTCGGTGACCGGTTCGTCCGGGGTGCAGCCCACCGCGCCCCGCGTCAGCAGGATGAGCCTGGTCTCGGTCAGGCCGTCCTCGCCGAGCCAGGCCCGGACGAGGTCGAGTCCGCGTCGGCAGGTCTCGTGCAGGTTGGCCACGTCGAGGGGCCGGCCCTCGCCGCCGACGGGGACCAGGACGGCCGCGGGGGCGGACGTGCCCCCGGTGACCGCCTGCGCGAGGGCCGCGACGGTCGGGTACGGACGGTAGGGCGGCTGCGTGGCCCCCAGGACGGCGATGGCCTCCGCATCGGGGGCGGGGGCGGTGACCGCCGGGAGCGGGAGCCAGTCGAGCCGGAACAGCGCATCGCGCGAGCTTGTCGCGGAGCGGGCCGCCGCGTGCAGGCGCTCGGTGGAGGCGGGCCGCAGTGCCAGCGCCCCCACGGAGAGGACCGGCTCCCCGGTAGCCGCCGTGGCGGTGATGGAGACGCTACCGCCCCCGGCGGGTGCGAGACGAACCCGTAGGGTGCCGGTCGCGGGGGCATGGAGCGTCACGCCGGTCCAGGAGAAGGGCAGGGGGCGGGCCGGCACGTCCTTGAGGAACCCGAGGACGAGCGGGTGCAGGGCGGCGTCCAGCAGGGCGGGGTCGACCAGGAACGCGGAGCGGTCCTCGGACAGGGCCACCTCGGCGAAGACCTCCTCCCCGCGCTGCCACACCGCGCGCAGCCCCTGGAACGACGGCCCGTACCCGAACCCGTCCTCGGCCAGCCGGGCGTAGCACCGGACCGCGTCGCCGTGCTGCCCGGGGAGTACGGGCACGGCCCCCGGCGGGGGCCAGGCGCCGGTGAGGTCGGGCAGCGGAGCGGCGGGGGTGGGCGCGCCGGTGCCGAGGACACCGACGGCGTGGTGCTGCCAGGGGTCGTCGGGGAGGGCGTTCTCGGAGCGGGAGGAGACGGTGAGCGAGCGGAGGCCGGTGTCGTCGGGTCGGGTGACGCGGACCTGGAGGTCGATCGTGCCGTCCTCGGGGAGGACCAGGGGATTCTGCAGGGTGAGTTCGCGGATCTCGCCCGACTCGGCGCAGTGGAGGGCGAGTTCGAGGAGAGCCGTGCCGGGGAGGAGGGTGATGCCGTCCACGGCGTGGTCGGCGAGCCAGGAGTGGCTGCGCAGGGAGAGGCGGCCGGTGTGGAGTCGACCGCCGCCGTCGGCGAGCTCGACGGCGGCACCGAGGAGGGGGTGGGCGGAGTCGCGCAGGCCGGCGGTGGTCACGTCTCCCTGCCCGGCGAGGGAGTCGAACCAGTAGTGCTCGCGTTGGAAGGCGTACGTCGGGAGGTCCACGTGTCGTGGCGTGTGCCCGAGTCCGTCGTAGTGGTGGCGCCAGACCTCGGTGCCGGCGGATCCGTTCACGTGCAGATGGGCGAGGGAGGTGAGGAAGCGGGTGGTGTCGTGGTCGTGGCGGCGCAGGGTGCCGATGGCGGTGAGGCCGTCGTCGTGGTCTTCGATGGCGGGGGTGAGGGTGGGGTGGGGGCTGGTCTCGATGAACGTGCGGTGCCCCTCGGCTGTGAGGGTGGTGATGGCCTGGGTGAAGCGGACGGGCCGGCGAAGGTTGCGGTACCAGTAGCCGGCGTCCAGGGTGGTGGTGTCGAGCCAGGCGTCGTCGACGGTGGAGTAGAACGGCACGGTCGATGCGACGGGCGTGATGTCGCCGAGAGTGTCGAGGAGTTCGCGTTCGACGGTCTCGGTGTGCGGGCAGTGGGAGGCGTAGTCGACGGGCACGCGCCGTGCGCGGGTGTCGGTGCCGGCGTGGTGCGCGAGGAGCTCGTCCAGCGCGTCGGTGTCACCGGAGACGGTGGTGGCCTGGGGGCCGTTGAACGCCGCCACCCACAGTCGCCCCGCCCACCGCGCATCGATCAGGGCTTGTACGGTGTCCGCGGGTTGGGCGACCGACGCCATGGCGCCGCGGCCGCGCAGCACCGCCAGGGCACGCGAGCGCAGGGCGACGACCTTGGCGGCGTCGTCCAGGCTGAGCGCCCCGCAGACATGGGCGGCGGCGATCTCGCCCTGCGAGTGCCCGAGCACCGCGTCCGGCTCCATACCGTAGGAGCGCCACAGAGCGGCCAGCGACACCATCACCGAGAACAGCACCGGCTGGACGATGTCGGCCTGCTCCCAGGCGGGGTCCTCCGCGTCGCGGTGCAGCATGTCCGTCAGCGACCAGGTCACCCACGGCGCCAGGGCCTTCTCACACGCCGCGATCCGCTCCACGAACACCGGCGAGGTACGCAGCAGATCCAGACCCATACCCGCCCACTGCCCACCCTGACCGGGGAACACGAACACCACCTGACCGTGACCGCCCCCCACGCTCCCCTGTGTGACGGACACGTGCGGCTCGCCGGCAGCCAACGCCTCCAGTGCCCCCACGAACTCCTCGCGCTGCGCGGCGACGACCACCGCCCGGTGCTCCAGCGCCGCCCGCCCCCGCGCCAACCCCGCACCCACGGACGCGATCTGGACCGCGGGGGTGGCCAGGACGAAGTCCCGCAGACCCCGCGCCTGCGCCCGCAGCGCCGCCTCCGACCGGGCCGACAACACCCACGGCACCGGGTCCCCGGCGTCCACCACGTCCACCACGAGTTCCTCGGCGGCCTCCGGCGCCTCCTCCAGGATCACGTGCGCGTTCGTCCCGCTGATGCCGAAGGACGACACCCCGGCCCGCCGCACCCGCGCCTCGTCCCGCACCCACGGCCGCGCCTGCGTCAGCAGCCGCACGTCCCCCACCGTCCAGTCGACCTGCGGCGACGGCTCATCCACGTGCAACGTCCCCGGCAGCACACCCTTCTGCAAGGCCATCACCGCCTTGATGACCCCGCCGACTCCCGCCGCCGCCATGGTGTGCCCGATGTTCGACTTGAGCGACCCGAGCCACAACGGCCGGTCCGCAGGGCGGCCCTGACCGTAGGCGGCGAGGAGTGCCTGCGCCTCGATCGGGTCGCCGAGCCTCGTCCCCGTCCCGTGCCCCTCCACCAGGTCGACATCGGTGGCCGCCAGCCCCGCGTCCGCCAGGGCGTCGTGGATCACCCGTTCCTGTGCCGACCCGTTGGGCGCCGTCAGTCCGTTGGATGCGCCGTCCTGGTTGGCCGCGCTGCCGCGCACCACCGCCAGCACCCGGTGCCCCAACCGCCGTGCGTCGGAGAGGCGTTCGACGAGCAGCAGGCCCACGCCCTCGCTCCAGCCCGTCCCGTCGGCCGCTGCCGCGTACGCCTTGCACCGGCCGTCCGTCGACAGGCCCCGCTGCTTGGAGAACTCGACGAACATGCCGGGGGTGGGCATCACTGTGACCCCGCCGGCCAGCGCCAGGTCGCACTCGCCCGCGCGCAGCGACCGGCCGGCCAGGTGCAGCGCGACCAGGGAGGAGGAGCAGGCCGTCTCGACGGACACCGCCGGGCCCTCCAGGCCGAGGGTGTACGCGATGCGGCCCGAGGCGACGCTGGGCAGCATGCCGGTGAGGACGTGGCCTTGCAGGTCGGCGGCGCCGTGGGAGGCGTCGCCCAGGCTGGGTCCGTAGCCGAGCGGCAGGAGTCCTGCGAAGACGCCCGTCCGGGACCCGCGCAGTTGCGTCGGGTCGATACCGGCGCGTTCGACGGCCTCCCAGGCGTTCTCCAGCAGGAGCCGCTGCTGCGGGTCCATCGCCAGTGCCTCCCGCGGCGAGATCCCGAAGAAGCCGGCGTCGAACTCGCCTGCGTCGTGCAGGAATCCGCCGTGTCGGGTGTAGGAGGTGCCCGGGTGGTCGGGGTCGGGGTGGTGGAGGGCGTCCAGGTCCCAGCCGCGGTCCGCCGGGAACTCGCCGATCGCGTCCCCGCCCGACGCCACCAGCTCCCACAGCCCCTCCGGCGTGCGCACCCCTCCCGGGAAGCGGCAGGCCATCCCGATGATGGCCAGCGGTTCCCGGTCCTCACCGGCGCGGGCGGCGCCCCGCGCCGGTTCCAACGGGCCGCTGTCGTCGGCATCGCCGAGCGCCAGGCGGCGCAGCCGGGTGGCGAGCGCTGCCGGCGTCGGGTGGTCGAAGAGTGTCGCCACCGGCAGTCGTAGTCCGGTCGTTGCGCGGAGCCGGGTGATGAGGAGGACGGCGCCGGCGGAGTCGCAGCCGAGGTCGGCGAAGGTGGCGGAGGCCTTGAGCCGGTCGGCAGGCCGGCGGCCGTCGGAGACGAGGAGGGTGTCGAGCTCGGTCTGGACGAGGTCGAGCAGGAACCGCTCCTGCTGCGTGGGGGAGAGCGGGGCCAGGCGGTCGCGCAGGAGCGGGGCGCTCGCTGCTGCGTCCGAGCGGGGGGCCGTGGCGCCGCGGAGACGGCCGAGCGCCGCGCGGAACTCGGGCATCCCGCCGTGGTCCCGGCGCAGCGTGCCCGTGAGGACGGCGTCGGCGCCGCCGGGAATCTCGTCGGCGAGCTCCTGGAGGCCGAGGGTGAGGACGGGGTGGGGGCTGAGTTCGACGAAGCGCCGGTGGCCGCTCTCCAGGAGTCGCCGGGCGGCGGTCGCGAAGCGGACGGTCCTGGTGATGTTGCGATACCAGTGGGCGGCGTCCAACTCACGGGTGTCGAGCGGGCCCGCGGTGAGGGAGGAGTGGAAGGGGACGCGGGAGACACGCGGGCGGAGCGGGGCCAGGTCGGTGAGGATCCGGTTCCGGAGGGCACGCATCGCGGGGGAGTGGGCGGGGACGTCGACCGCGATCCGGCGGGCGCGGACGCCGGCCGCGGCGAGGTCGGCCTCCAGTGCGGCGACCGCCTCGACGTCTCCCGAAACCGTGGTGCTGTTGGGTCCGTTGACGGCGGCGACGGCGAGCCGGGCGCGGGCCGCGTCGCTCCCGCCGTGTCGCTCCAGGTGCGGTGCCAGGTCCTGCGGCGCGGCCGTGACCGCGAGCAGGGCGCCGGTGCCCGAGAGCGTGGCCTGGGCCTGGCTCCACCGTGCCGTCAGCCGTGCGGCGTCGTCCAGGCTCAGGGCGCCGCAGACGTGGGCGGCCGCGACCTCGCCGAGGCTGTGACCGAGGACGGCCCGCGGTACGACCCCGTGCGCGCGCCAGAGTTCGGCGAGCGACACCATGAGGGTGAACAGCGCGGGCTGGGCGACGTCGGCCCGGTCCGTGGCCGGGGCGCCGGGGGCGCCGCGCAGGACGTCCTCGACCGACCAGTCGAGGTAGGGGGCGAGCGCGGCCGCGCAGGCCCGGACGCTGTCGCGGAACACCGGCGAGGCGTCCCAGAGTTCCACTCCCATGCCGGGCCACTGCGGGCCCTGGCCGGGGAAGACGAACACCACGCCGTCCGCGTCCTCGGCGGCGGGCCCGCTTCCGTCGTACGCCTGCGCGTCGTGCACTCGTCGTCTCCTCACCGCTCGGCTCGGGTGGGCGGCCGAGGGGCAGGACGAAAGCCACCGAGGGAATTTCGGGCAGGGCAGAGCCCGAGAACGGGGAGAGCTTTCGAAGGAGGCCGCGCGCTGGGGTCTGAGGTTTCCCACGCTAGTGATCACGACGGGAATCCGGAAACCCCTGTCCGTCCACGATTACTCCGTCAGGGTAATCAGTCACCCCTAAGAGTTCTTCGTGTGAATATCAATCGTTCGCCCGCATCGTCGCGTGCCGTCGGGAATCTGGCACAGTATTGGGCGAGGTCGTGACCGCGGGTGGAGCCCGGCGGGTCGGGTCGACCATAGTAGAAATTGCAATCCTACTTTTTTCGGAAGGGAATTCGACATGGCGGATCTCAATGACAGGACGGCCCTGGTCACCGGTGCCTCGCGCGGCATCGGCAAGGCCGTCGCCCAGCGCCTCGCCGCCGACGGCGTCCGGGTCGCGGTGCACTACGGGACGCAGGAGAAGGCCGCGGACGAGACGGTGGCGGCGATCGAGCGGGCGGGCGGGCGGGCCTTCCCGGTCCGGGCCGACCTGTCGCGCGACGACGCCGTCGACACCCTCTTCGAGGGGCTGCGGGAGGGACTGGAGGGGCGGCCGCTGCACATCCTGGTCAACAACGCGGCCGTCGCCGCCGCCCCGACGGATCCGGCCCTGGCGGCGCGGCCCGACCACGTCCCGGGCCTGTCGGACGTGACGTCCGAGGAGTTCGACAGGCTCTACCGGATCAACGTCCGGGCACCGTTCTTCGTGACCCAGCGGGCCCTGCCCCTGTTGGCCGACGGCGGCCGCATCGTCAACGTTTCCTCGGCCGTCACCCGGATCGCCTGGCCGCTCCTGCCGTACGCCATGACCAAGGGCGCCCTGGAGATGATGGCCCCCAGGCTCGCCAACGAGCTCGGCGGCCGTGGCATCACCGTCAACACGGTGGCGCCAGGGATCACCGACACCGACATGAACCGCTGGGTGCACGAGATCCCGGGGGCCGAGGCGAGCATCTCCGGCCTCACGGCGCTGCGCCGCCTCGGCCGGCCGAACGACGTCGCCGACGTCGTCGCCTTCCTGGTCTCGCGCGACGCCCGCTGGATCACGGGGCAGCTCCTGGACGCCAGCGGCGGCATGGCCCTCGCACCCGCCATGATGTGAGGCCGCGCTGCCACCGGGCGCGCGCCGCTACGAGGGTCCGTGCCGCGGTGGGGACCGCCGTGACCGGCGGCCCCCACCGGGTCGCTCCGGGCCCGCGCCGCGGAGCGACCCGGTGTGGGCGCCCGGTCGGCGGCCTCACACCAGGTCGGCGCAGGCCGCCCGGTCCGCCCGGAGGCGGGCGGTGACGACGTCCACCACCGCGTCGTGGTTGCCGTCGAGGAAGAAGTGCCCGCCGGGGAAGGTCAGCACCTCGCACGGCGCCGTGCTGTGGCGGGCCCAGGCGCGCGCCTCGTCGGGGCTGGTCCTGGGATCGGCGTCGCCGACCAGCACCGTGATCGGGCAGTCGACGGTGGCGTCCTCGGCGGCGCGGTAGCGGCCGATCGCGCGGTAGTCGGCCCGCAGGGCGGGCAGTGCGGCGGTCAGCAGCTCCTCGTCCTGGAGGATCCGCAGGTCGGTCCCGCCGAGGGAGCGCAGCTCGGCGAGCATCGCGGCGTCGCTGGCGGCCGGGGCGGAGTCGTCGCGGAAGGCGGACGGCGCCCGGCGGCCGGAGGCGAAGAGCCGGACGCAGCGGACGCCGGCGTCCCGCTCCAGGCGCCGGGCGAGCTCGAAGGCGAGGACCGCGCCCATGCTGTGCCCGAACAGTGCGGTGGACGCGTCGACGCGGTCCCGGACAGCCGTGAAGAGCGCGTCCGCCAGGGCCTCGACGGACTCGGCGCAGGGCTCGGAGCGGCGGTCCTGGCGGCCGGGGTACTGGACGGCCAGGACCTCGGTTTCGGGGGCGAGGGACCGGGCGAGCCGCAGGTAGGTGCCGGCGGATCCGCCGGCGTGCGGGAGGCAGAGCAGCCGGGCAGGTGCCTCCGGGGCCGGCTCGAAGCACCGGAGCCAGAGGGATTCGTCCTCGTTCGGGGCGGTTGGCGCCATCGTTCTCTCCTGAATTCTGATGGTCGTACGACAGGTTTCCGCGTCATCCGAGAGTGTCTCGTCAGCCTGCGGAGACCGTTCATCCTGCCAGTCCGGCGAGCCGGTGATCCGCGCTTCGGTGGAGAGTGTTCGTGCTCCACTCGAAGGGGTGATCGGCGCTCCCCTTTTCGATGGGTCGAACGCGAACTTGACTTTTCCGTCCGCTTACCGGCATGTTCTCGCCGTCGGGAGAAGGAATGTGACGCGCCCCCGAAGCGGGCAGTACGTTGTCGGCGTGTTCGTTTTCCCGTTGGTGCGGATCCACTAAATGAGCCCGGTGGTCGGGCGAGGGGGACAGATGGCGGTGATGTCGGATGTTTCCTCGCCGACGCGTGCAGGAGCCGGCCCGGCGCTCGTCGACCGGGAGGCGCAGTTCCACACGCTGCGGGCGGCACTCGACGGCTGCGCGTCCGGACGGGTGGGGGTGCTGGTCGTCGAGGGCGGAGTGGGCTGCGGGAAGAGCGCGTTCCTCGGGGAGGCGCTCCGGGAGGCCGCCGCGTCCGGCTTCCTGGTCCTCCGGGCGCTCGGCCGCGCATCGGAAGTGCGCAGCCCCCGGGGCCTGTTGCGGCAGCTGGCGAACGATCCCGCGCTTGCGGACGGCCCGCGCTCGCGGCTGGGCGAGGCCCTCGG
The sequence above is drawn from the Kitasatospora sp. NBC_00315 genome and encodes:
- a CDS encoding SDR family NAD(P)-dependent oxidoreductase; translation: MHDAQAYDGSGPAAEDADGVVFVFPGQGPQWPGMGVELWDASPVFRDSVRACAAALAPYLDWSVEDVLRGAPGAPATDRADVAQPALFTLMVSLAELWRAHGVVPRAVLGHSLGEVAAAHVCGALSLDDAARLTARWSQAQATLSGTGALLAVTAAPQDLAPHLERHGGSDAARARLAVAAVNGPNSTTVSGDVEAVAALEADLAAAGVRARRIAVDVPAHSPAMRALRNRILTDLAPLRPRVSRVPFHSSLTAGPLDTRELDAAHWYRNITRTVRFATAARRLLESGHRRFVELSPHPVLTLGLQELADEIPGGADAVLTGTLRRDHGGMPEFRAALGRLRGATAPRSDAAASAPLLRDRLAPLSPTQQERFLLDLVQTELDTLLVSDGRRPADRLKASATFADLGCDSAGAVLLITRLRATTGLRLPVATLFDHPTPAALATRLRRLALGDADDSGPLEPARGAARAGEDREPLAIIGMACRFPGGVRTPEGLWELVASGGDAIGEFPADRGWDLDALHHPDPDHPGTSYTRHGGFLHDAGEFDAGFFGISPREALAMDPQQRLLLENAWEAVERAGIDPTQLRGSRTGVFAGLLPLGYGPSLGDASHGAADLQGHVLTGMLPSVASGRIAYTLGLEGPAVSVETACSSSLVALHLAGRSLRAGECDLALAGGVTVMPTPGMFVEFSKQRGLSTDGRCKAYAAAADGTGWSEGVGLLLVERLSDARRLGHRVLAVVRGSAANQDGASNGLTAPNGSAQERVIHDALADAGLAATDVDLVEGHGTGTRLGDPIEAQALLAAYGQGRPADRPLWLGSLKSNIGHTMAAAGVGGVIKAVMALQKGVLPGTLHVDEPSPQVDWTVGDVRLLTQARPWVRDEARVRRAGVSSFGISGTNAHVILEEAPEAAEELVVDVVDAGDPVPWVLSARSEAALRAQARGLRDFVLATPAVQIASVGAGLARGRAALEHRAVVVAAQREEFVGALEALAAGEPHVSVTQGSVGGGHGQVVFVFPGQGGQWAGMGLDLLRTSPVFVERIAACEKALAPWVTWSLTDMLHRDAEDPAWEQADIVQPVLFSVMVSLAALWRSYGMEPDAVLGHSQGEIAAAHVCGALSLDDAAKVVALRSRALAVLRGRGAMASVAQPADTVQALIDARWAGRLWVAAFNGPQATTVSGDTDALDELLAHHAGTDTRARRVPVDYASHCPHTETVERELLDTLGDITPVASTVPFYSTVDDAWLDTTTLDAGYWYRNLRRPVRFTQAITTLTAEGHRTFIETSPHPTLTPAIEDHDDGLTAIGTLRRHDHDTTRFLTSLAHLHVNGSAGTEVWRHHYDGLGHTPRHVDLPTYAFQREHYWFDSLAGQGDVTTAGLRDSAHPLLGAAVELADGGGRLHTGRLSLRSHSWLADHAVDGITLLPGTALLELALHCAESGEIRELTLQNPLVLPEDGTIDLQVRVTRPDDTGLRSLTVSSRSENALPDDPWQHHAVGVLGTGAPTPAAPLPDLTGAWPPPGAVPVLPGQHGDAVRCYARLAEDGFGYGPSFQGLRAVWQRGEEVFAEVALSEDRSAFLVDPALLDAALHPLVLGFLKDVPARPLPFSWTGVTLHAPATGTLRVRLAPAGGGSVSITATAATGEPVLSVGALALRPASTERLHAAARSATSSRDALFRLDWLPLPAVTAPAPDAEAIAVLGATQPPYRPYPTVAALAQAVTGGTSAPAAVLVPVGGEGRPLDVANLHETCRRGLDLVRAWLGEDGLTETRLILLTRGAVGCTPDEPVTDPVTAALWGLVRSAQSEHPGRLVLLDLDGAGGDGPFPGHLVERALASGEPQLALRGGELRIPRLVRSTAATGRPPVWDPAGTVLVTGGTGSLGGLFARHLVTAHGVRRLLLVSRGGPAAPGAAELRDRLASLGASVTVTACDAGDRAALSAVLATVPAEHPLTAVLHTAGVLDDGVLASLTPERLGHVLRAKADAALHLHDLTRDLPLAAFVLFSSAAATLGTPGQANYAAANAFLDALAGHRRARGLPATSLAWGLWEQTGGLTGHLGSVDLRRMARNGLTPLPSDTGLTLFDTALALDRAVLVPARLDLPALRRTSDAPPVLRRLLHTPGVSEAGRRTGPGRRSAPLSETLAGLDGRKRTTTVSRLVRLHVARVLGAAGPEAVDGERSFRDLGFDSLMAVELRNQLNAAAGVRLPATLVFDHPTPSALARHLVDRCSPGPAPTDLPRPAAVSSALTALERLEAAMNGVPVQELAAAGVAARLLALAASVPAPAPARADRAPEPGRSHPAADDHDADGHGTTGRGTTERLAGASRDELFAFIDRELGREPRRDSPPSSRSPLDQRTPDPKGKATPRGE
- a CDS encoding SDR family oxidoreductase → MADLNDRTALVTGASRGIGKAVAQRLAADGVRVAVHYGTQEKAADETVAAIERAGGRAFPVRADLSRDDAVDTLFEGLREGLEGRPLHILVNNAAVAAAPTDPALAARPDHVPGLSDVTSEEFDRLYRINVRAPFFVTQRALPLLADGGRIVNVSSAVTRIAWPLLPYAMTKGALEMMAPRLANELGGRGITVNTVAPGITDTDMNRWVHEIPGAEASISGLTALRRLGRPNDVADVVAFLVSRDARWITGQLLDASGGMALAPAMM
- a CDS encoding thioesterase II family protein translates to MAPTAPNEDESLWLRCFEPAPEAPARLLCLPHAGGSAGTYLRLARSLAPETEVLAVQYPGRQDRRSEPCAESVEALADALFTAVRDRVDASTALFGHSMGAVLAFELARRLERDAGVRCVRLFASGRRAPSAFRDDSAPAASDAAMLAELRSLGGTDLRILQDEELLTAALPALRADYRAIGRYRAAEDATVDCPITVLVGDADPRTSPDEARAWARHSTAPCEVLTFPGGHFFLDGNHDAVVDVVTARLRADRAACADLV